A stretch of the Coffea eugenioides isolate CCC68of unplaced genomic scaffold, Ceug_1.0 ScVebR1_847;HRSCAF=1594, whole genome shotgun sequence genome encodes the following:
- the LOC113759011 gene encoding flavonoid 3'-monooxygenase-like — protein METWLPLALAWVVALAFLSKVSTRKRLKLNHPPGPKPWPIVGNLKLLGSIPHQSLHLLSQKYGEIMQLKFGSSPVVVASSPEMAKEFLQTHDNIFASRPTTAAGKYTSYNCSDLTWAPYGPFWRQARKLYLTQIFNPKRLDSFESIRIEERRAFISSLYALSGKPVVMRDHLTRLTLSTASQMVLSNKYFAQSEGERSLPTFEEFQEMIDTWCLLSGVFNIGDWIPWLDRFDLQGYVKQMKELHKKFDRFHNHVLDDHQARRKTEKDFIPKDMVDILLQYAEDPDLQVKLTRDQIKGLIQDLLVGGTETSALTVEWALNELLKHPRLIRKATEELDRVIGRDKWVEEADFSKLPFLEAIIKETFRLHPLATLLSPRYALEDCTVAGYNIAKGTTVFINTWSIGRNSKYWDSPEEFIPGRFLEKDIDMKGQNFVLLPFGSGRRMCPGYNLGIKLIRSMLANLLHGFNWKLPHGMKPEEICMEEHYGLTTHPRIPLAMIPEPRLPVNLY, from the exons ATGGAGACTTGGCTGCCCTTAGCCTTGGCATGGGTTGTTGCATTGGCTTTTCTCTCAAAAGTATCCACTCGCAAACGCCTAAAGCTAAATCATCCACCAGGACCAAAACCATGGCCTATTGTTGGCAACTTGAAACTCCTAGGTTCAATCCCACATCAATCCTTACACTTGCTGTCCCAGAAATATGGAGAAATCATGCAACTAAAATTTGGTTCCAGCCCTGTTGTAGTAGCTTCATCCCCTGAAATGGCAAAAGAATTCTTGCAAACACATGACAACATCTTCGCTTCTCGGCCTACAACTGCTGCTGGCAAATACACTAGCTATAACTGCTCCGATTTGACATGGGCACCTTATGGTCCATTCTGGCGACAAGCTCGTAAACTTTATCTTACCCAAATATTTAATCCAAAGCGACTTGACTCCTTCGAGAGCATACGCATTGAAGAAAGGCGTGCTTTCATTTCTAGCTTGTATGCTCTCTCAGGAAAGCCAGTAGTTATGAGAGATCATCTAACACGTCTTACCCTCTCCACTGCAAGCCAGATGGTCTTGAGTAACAAGTACTTTGCACAATCTGAAGGGGAGAGATCTCTACCTACCTTTGAAGAATTCCAAGAGATGATAGATACTTGGTGTTTGCTGAGTGGTGTGTTCAATATTGGGGATTGGATACCATGGCTCGACAGATTTGACCTCCAAGGTTATgtaaagcaaatgaaagaacTTCACAAGAAATTTGATAGATTCCATAACCATGTGCTTGATGATCACCAGGCCAGgaggaaaacagagaaagatTTTATCCCTAAGGACATGGTTGACATTCTATTGCAATACGCTGAAGATCCAGATCTCCAGGTTAAACTCACCAGAGATCAGATAAAAGGGCTAATTCAG GACTTGCTGGTTGGTGGTACCGAAACCTCAGCTCTTACAGTAGAATGGGCATTGAATGAACTTCTCAAACATCCACGTCTCATTCGAAAGGCAACCGAAGAGCTTGACAGAGTGATAGGGAGAGATAAGTGGGTGGAAGAGGCTGATTTCTCAAAACTGCCTTTTCTAGAGGCGATCATAAAGGAAACTTTTAGGTTACATCCACTGGCAACGCTACTTTCGCCCCGTTATGCCCTCGAGGATTGCACTGTTGCTGGTTATAACATTGCTAAAGGAACAACGGTGTTTATAAACACATGGAGTATAGGGAGGAACTCAAAGTATTGGGATTCTCCTGAAGAATTCATTCCAGGGAGGTTTTTGGAGAAGGATATTGACATGAAGGGACAAAACTTTGTGTTACTGCCCTTTGGCTCAGGTCGGAGGATGTGCCCAGGCTATAACCTTGGAATCAAACTTATTCGATCAATG